In a genomic window of Carettochelys insculpta isolate YL-2023 chromosome 19, ASM3395843v1, whole genome shotgun sequence:
- the WSB1 gene encoding WD repeat and SOCS box-containing protein 1 isoform X3 has product MASFPPSVNEKLIVRSRPIGELLAPTSPFDKKCGWENWTVAFAPDGSYFAWSQGHRIVKLVPWTQCLNNFLLHGTENVANSVNARLSRQNSDSGQKNKPCEHIIDCGDIVWSLAFGSSVPEKQSRCVNIEWHRFRFGQDQLLLATGLNNGRIKIWDVYTGKLLLNLMDHTEVVRDLTFAPDGSLILVSASRDKTLRVWDLKDDGNMMKVLRGHQNWVYGCAFSPDSSILCSVGASKAVFLWDMDKYSMIRKLEGHHNDVVACEFSPDGALLATASYDTRVYVWDPHVGVILMEFGHLFPPPTPIFAGGANDRWVRSVSFSHDGLHIASLADDNLYCLLQTLHMIPIVKKYYASGYL; this is encoded by the exons ATGGCCAGCTTTCCCCCGAGTGTCAACGAGAAGCTCATCG tgaGATCGCGTCCTATAGGAGAACTCTTGGCCCCAACCTCTCCTTTCGATAAGAAGTGTGGTTGGGAAAACTGGACTGTTGCCTTTGCACCTGATGGGTCTTACTTTGCTTGGTCACAAGGGCATCGCATAGTAAAGCTTGTTCCCTGGACTCAATGCTTAAATAACTT CTTGTTGCATGGCACAGAGAATGTTGCAAATTCAGTCAATGCAAGACTTTCAAGACAGAACAGTGACAGTGGTCAGAAGAATAAGCCTTGTGAGCATATAATAGACTGTGGTGATATAGTCTGGAGTCTTGCTTTTGGGTCTTCAGTGCCTGAAAAACAGAGTCGCTGTGTGAATATAGAATGGCACCGATTCAGATTTGGGCAAGATCAGCTTCTGCTTGCAACTGGCTTAAACAATGGGCGCATCAAAATATGGGATGTATACACAG GAAAACTCCTCCTTAACCTGATGGACCATACTGAAGTGGTCAGAGATTTAACTTTTGCCCCAGATGGCAGTCTGATACTAGTGTCTGCATCAAGAGACAAAACACTAAGAGTGTGGGACCTGAAAGATGATG GAAATATGATGAAAGTATTAAGAGGGCACCAGAACTGGGTATATGGCTGTGCTTTTTCTCCAGACTCTTCCATTCTTTGTTCTGTTGGAGCCAGTAAAGCA GTTTTTCTTTGGGATATGGATAAATACTCCATGATTCGGAAACTAGAAGGACATCACAATGATGTTGTAGCTTGTGAGTTTTCCCCTGATGGAGCTTTACTGGCTACTGCATCTTATGATACTCGAGTGTATGTTTGGGATCCCCACGTTGGAGTTATTCTGATGGAATTTGG GCATCTTTTTCCCCCTCCAACTCCAATATTTGCTGGGGGAGCAAATGATAGATGGGTGAGATCTGTCTCTTTTAGTCATGATGGACTGCATATTGCAAGCCTGGCTGATGATAA TCTGTACTGTCTATTGCAAACACTTCATATGATACCAATTGTCAAGAAATATTATGCAAGTGGTTATCTGTAA